The stretch of DNA TCCGTTCATCAGGTTGCAGCAGCACCCGCAGCAGTGGCATAAAAATCCGGCATTCTCACGAACATTGTCGGTGGTCAGGGTAAAGCCCATTTCCCGTGAGCGGACCATTATATCGTCCATTTCAGAACGGGATATCTCACGAGCAAAGTCGTTACGGATCAGAAAGTCGGCGGCCTCGCCCATGGAAGTACATGTTTCCAGATCAATACCACATCTCTGCTTGCCAAGGTGCATTTTTTCATGGCGGCAGGAACAGAGGCTGACCGCAAACCGGTCCTGCTGTTCCACTAGAGCGGAAGCTTTTTCGTAATCGAGCACTTCCACATGGTCCACATTGCGGATGGTCCCCTCATGAGGTAATGCACGCATGATGGAAATCTGCTCGTTGTTGCCGAAATTGGCTTCAAAAAAGGACTTGTCCCCGAACATATAATTATTGAACAGCTCAGCCCATTTGGCAGAATCAAGTTCACCCTTGGTGCGCATCATGGTGAATTCGAAAAAACCGATCACAAAAGGACTGATCATATAAAGATAGCGGTCCTTTTCCCAAAGATCGCAGACCAGCCCTTTATGGCACATGGATTCTAGCATGGGACGCAGCGCATTTTCGCTCATTCCGGTCAGCTTTGAAATTCGCTCAATTGAAGAGGGGCGGTAAGGCATACGCACAATAAGCTCCGCTTCCGCAAGAGAATAAAGAGCAATGAGCATTTCACGCATGGAATCGGACCACGGCATACGCACAGTGGTTCCGTCCACTTTCCCACCCAGCTGACGGTAAATATCTTTTCCGATGATGTGTCCCATAAAAATTTGATCTACATTTGCTAAAAAGCATTAGCAAGAAATGAATTAACTAACACCATATCCAAGTTCTTTAATAGACTTGGTCATCTCCTCGTGAGAAATCCTTTCCCCTCTGTTCAGTTCTTCTAATCCTTGCTGAACAGCTTCTTTGAAATAGTCTCTACCATCCAGAACTTCTTTTAAAATCCCAAGCCCCTTGCGCAACTGTGCAATATCCTTGGGCCCGCTCAAAGAAAGCCTGATATTGGCTGGAACGGGACCACCGCCCACAGCAAATTTCTCAGCTCCGAAAATATTTAATCCGGCTTCACGGGCGCGAGACTCAACCATATACCCCTTCCATGGTTCGGGTAGGGATAGCCAAAGGAAAAAACCTGACGGATTCGCCCCCAAACCCATTCCATCAAGCAGATCCTTTACCGCTTCAAAACGACGACGCGCAGCCTGACGCTTGAGCTTGACGGTTATATCCGCTGTTCCATCCTGAATCCATTGCGAAATAAGCTCCACGTTAAGCGGCGGAGTCATCCAAACAGAATTGAGAATCGCGTGAGCCAATTGCTTGAATCTCTCACCCTGCGCGACCATGAAAGCCACCCGCAAACCAACGGCAATGGATTTGGAAAGTCCGGCAATGAAAACACTCCGTTCCGGGGCAAAAGATGTAACCGGAGGCAGATCACTTTCCACAGTCAGTGCGTAAGCATCATCTTCTATGATGGTCAGGTCGTGGTTACAAGCGATCATGGCAATCTGCTCCCGCCGCTCATAAGACATGCACGCGGAAGTGGGATTCTGCACCCCGGGCATGATCGATACGCCATTGATCTTTTCCCGGCGACAAATTGTATCCAGCTGTTCAGGAATCATACCTTGATCGTCCATGGGAACAGGAACCAGGCGGATACCGAGCATATTGGCAAGAGTCTTCATACCCGGATAGATCAGAGTATCGGTAGCAATGCGGTCCCCGGCCCGGAACAAACTGCTCAGGCAACAAGTCAAAGCATGCTGCGCACCGGAGCAGACCAGTACATCCCCCGCCGAAGCATCCAACCTATACCGCTTGGCCCACTGCGCCCCCACTTCGCGATGCTCCGGTAGCCCCTGCGGATCAGTATAGCGCAGAAAAGCATTAAGATTGCGGCGGCGAGTAAGTTTCTTCATGCCATCTTGAATGTCCGGGTCCAGATCATAGAAGGTATTGACCATGCCCAGTTCAATCATGCCCGGTGCGTGCGGCTCGAAGGTGACCATTGATGATGAGGTGATCGCATCAGAAGCGATAAAAGTTCCGCGACCAACGGTCCCGCAGACAAGCCCCCGTTTTTCGGCCTCGGCGTAGCCTCTGGTCACTGTGCTCACGTTCATCTTCAGATCATCAGCAAGATCACGGTGGGTGGGTAGCCTGTCTCCGGGATTAAGTTTCCCGGCATAAACATCACGCTCAATGGCATCGGCCAGAAGCTTGAACTTTGGACGCGCACTTTCTTCCAACTCAGGTATCCATTTTGTCATGCAGACAATGTTTCATTTGACTACATACAATGTCAAGCATATGAATACAATTAAGCAGCAAAAAGCACACAATCATCATTAAACTGCTAGTTATCAACCACGTCCAGTGGTCCCCTTGTCAAGCGTTGTCCGGACAACGCTCAATCAACACACAATCCCCAATCAGCCATACAAAACGGCGAAGCCTATTAAAAGGTTTTGAAAGGGGTGGGGTCTGGGGAGGGGAAAACTTTTGCAAAAGTTTTCCCCTCCCCAGCCGCCGGAGGCATCACCATGCAAGAAAATTTCTGGGCTTTCCTCATATTTGTCATTGTCATGACCGGAACCCCCGGACCGGGCAACATCGCATCCATGGCTCTTGGTCAGGCAGTTGGCTTCAAACGCTCCATCCCGTTCCTATCAGGCTTGGTAATCGGCGGCATGACCATGGATCTGCTAGCCGCCATGGGGCTGGCCCAATTGTTCATGACCTATCCGCAAGTGTCAGCAGTTCTCAAAATTGGCGGACTGATCTACATCCTCTACCTTGCATGGAAGGTGCTGAACATGCACGCCAATGCATCCGGTCAGCCAAAAGCATTTAAATTTGCAGAAGGTCTGGCCCTGCATCCTCTGAACCCGAAACACTACGCCATGACCGTTTCAGCATTCGCCCAGTTTGTTGACCCGACCGCAAACCAATTCACGGAAATCATGATCTTTGTAGCCACTTTCACCTGTAGCGCGGCCCTCTTTCATTCTTTGTGGTGCTTTGCAGGCGAATCATTCATGAAAATGCTGCGCTCCCCGGCAGTACGCCATACAGTAAATATTTCCATGGTGGTACTCATGGTGGGTGCCACGGCCTATGCCCTTTACAAATAAGATGCCTCCGGCGGCCCTACCGGGGCTCTTAAACCCTTTTGTTAAGGCGTTGCCACATGGGACGATAAATTGCTATCGAGTAAATCGTCTTAAAAGTAAATTCACAGTGAGGATAAAATATTATGAGTATAAAAATCGGATGGATCGGAACAGGCGTCATGGGCGGCTCTATGTGCATGCACCTGATCAAAGCAGGCAACGAGGCATACGTCTACAACCGCACCAAATCCAAGGCCGACCAACTGGTAGCTGAAGGCGCAAAATGGTGTGATTCCCCGGCAGAAGTTGCCAAGCAGGCAGACATTATCTTCACCATTGTCGGCTATCCCATTGACGTGGAACAGACCATTCTCGGTGAAAACGGAGTACTGGCAAATGCCGACGCTGGAAAAATTATCGTGGACATGACCACTTCCGAACCCGCCCTTGCCCAGCGCATTGCCGAAGAAGCAACCGCAAAAGGCGTAGGCACACTTGATGCCCCTGTTTCCGGCGGCGACCTCGGTGCACGCAATGCCACACTGGCAATTATGGTCGGTGGTGAGCAAAAAACTTTCGATGAAGTAAACCCACTCTTTGAAATCATGGGCAGCAACATTAAACTCATGGGCAAAGCAGGTGCAGGCCAGCACACAAAAATGTGTAACCAGATCCTCATCGCCGGAACCATGATCGGAACCGTGGAATCCCTGCTCTATGCTTACAAAGCGGGCATGGATCTCAATGAAGTAATTGATGTGATCGGCTCCGGTGCGGCCGGATCATGGTCCATAAACAATCTTGGTCGCCGTATTGCGGATGATGATTTCAACCCGGGATTCTTCATCAAACACTTCGTCAAAGATATGGGCATCGCCCTTGATGAGGCCAAGCGTATGAACCTCTCCCTGCCCGGACTGGCACTGGTCAACCAGTTCTATATCTCAGCCATGGCACTTGGTTATGATGAACTTGGTACTCAGGCTTTGTACAAGGTTTTGGAAAAGATGAATGGGAAGTAAGAAAGAATTTGACGCGCTTAGCGCAAACAATTTGCACTTTAATCTACAAATAATTGTTGACTTAATTTAACGATCTACGTAGAAGATTTTCTCCGGCGCCGAGGTAGCTCAGTCGGTAGAGCAGGGGACTGAAAATCCCCGTGTCGGCAGTTCAATTCTGTCCCTCGGCACCACTTGATTAGAATAGCCGTTACAACCAAGTTGTAACGGCTTTTTCTTTTATTCTGGATAATTCAAACTATCCGAACCAATCCCATCCAGCACTTCAGCATAATACTTTGCGGCTTCCTGTTTGGCCTGCGCCAAATCCATAAGCGTGTAATTTCCGCATTCCACAGCGGAAGCACCGGGAACATCGCCTTCAAAATCAGCTGCGAATTTGAACAATTCCTGAATCAGCCTCACCACATCCTTTGAATCATACCTGCCGTTCAGCAGCAGATAGAATCCGGTCAAACAACCCATCGGACCGAAGTACACAACCTTCTCACCATACTCCGCGTGGTTACGCAAAAACGTTGCCCCGATATGCTCCAGTGTATGCGCCGCTGCCGGATCAAGGACAGATTCGTTATTGGGTTCTTTTAATCGCAAATCAAAAGTGGTGATATTCTCAGCCCCAATTTCATCACGACGGGAAACATAAATTCCACGCTTAAGCAGTGTATGGTCTATTTTAAAGCTCTCAATCCTATTCATGTGTAATCTCTCAAACAAAGCAGTGAAGCTTACTAAAAGTTTTAGGAGAGTCCAGAGAACCCTTTTCAAAAGGGTTCTCTGGTCCCCGAAGGGCCGCCGGAGGCAAAATCTTTTCATCAAAAAACGCGATAGCGCATCAAATATTATCAAGCATAGACAAAACCATGCTCACTGAATTAGCGGCAGCCTTCTCCATGCTGGATTCGTAAACCGCACTACTTCCGTCCTCGTGAACCTTGTCTGAAATGGACCTGATCAGGATAAAAGGCACGTTGAACAAAAATCCGGTCTGAGCAATAGCTGCTCCTTCCATTTCCACGGCCATTACATCGGGAAACTTCTGCTCAATCTGCAAAATCTGTTGAGGGGTATGGATAAAAGAATCCCCGGAAAGAACCGGCCCCTGATGTACGCTGATGGTATCCTCGTTGATCCATGCCTTCTGCGCCAATCCGAGCAAAAGCTTATCCGCCTGATATGCAGCGGGCATCTGCGGAATCTGGCCCATTTCGTAATCGAATGCAGTGGCGTCGGCATCGTAATGGCGCACTTCCGATGAAACCACGATATCGCCGATATTGATGTTACCGGGAAATGCCCCGGCCACCCCGGTATTAATCAGGTAGTCGGGCTTAAATTTATCCAGCAGCAGAGTAGTCCCCACCGCAGCGTTAACTTTACCGATTCCGCACAAAAAAAGAGCCACATCCACCCCATTAATTTTTCCGGTATGGTATGTGAACTGCCCGAAATTTTCTGCCTTCGGCTCATCCAGTTTGTTGACCAGCAATGCAAGTTCTTCTTCCATTGCCGCGATAATTCCTATCTTCAAAACATTTTTCCTTTTATCTGTTCCGACAGATCTCACTGCCGTGTTCTTGCTTGAAAGATATACGCGGGCCGTGTAATTAGTAAAATTAATAGTTCTACTTTTTTTAATTACTAAAACTTACTGTGAAGGCAAAAAAAATGCTTCCCGATCTGAACAGACTAAAAGTCTTCTTCCACATATTTAATGAGCAAAGCAGCACCAGGGCAGCAAAGCAACTACACATCACCCAGTCCGGGGTCAGCCAGCATCTAAAAAAATTGGAAGATGAGCTCCAGACAGAACTGTTCACACGAGTCAACCGCAGACTTGTGCCCACTGCTGCCGGAAAACAGCTGTATAAAATAGTACAAGGATTCATGTCTGAGCTGGAACAGGGAGTCCGCCATATCAATGATGGCTTGGATACTCCCTCCGGCCCGCTACGCATCGGCGCGCCTATAGAGTTCGGGAAAATTTACTTACCGCCAGTATTCGGCTCATTCCGGCGCAAATATCCGGGAGTGACCATGCAATTAGACCTGGACGAACCCAAGGTACTCTTCTCCAAGGTAGCCAATGGCGAACTTGATTTCGCCTACATCGACATCCTGCCCTTTTTCATGGACACACCGGGCGGGACTTCGGCCTACTCCATAAAGCCCGTAGTACGTGAAGAATTCGTGCTGGCCTGCTCAAAAAAATATTACCGGGCGCGAATAAACGGAACAAATTACGATCAGTTAAAAAAGCTGGATTTTATCGGCTACAAAGATGATATCGCCCTGTTCCGCAGTTGGTTCAAACTACATTTTGAACGCGAACCGCAACAATTAAACCTTGTATTCATTGCTGACAGCTCCGAGGCCATTGTTTCAGCCATTAAAGCAGGGATTGGAGCGGGAATTACGGTCAGTCATCTGATGAACAGAGAAATCAATGCGGGTGAGATCATTGCTATCCGCCCAGGCAAAGAAAAACTACAGAATACAATCTCTTGCGTTCAATTCAAGGACAAACAGTCGACGATTACAGAAAGAGCATTTCAGGAACACTTACGGATGGAACTAAATAAGAATTATGCGAAATTGGAGTTGAGGTAGGAAAAACGAAAAAGCCCTCATGATAAATCATGAGGGCTATTCTATGCACTTAGTGGTGCCGAGGGACAGAATTGAACTGCCGACACGGGGATTTTCAGTCCCCTGCTCTACCGACTGAGCTACCTCGGCGCCGCTGAGGAGAGATTACTAACTAAACAAGACACGCTTGGCAAGCATTTTTTTATTTTTTCTCAACTTTTTTTAAATTAAGCTTCTCAAGCGCTTCATCAGAGACCAGTTCGCAAATTCTGCGACCATATTCAGCTTTAAGCTTTTCCATGTATTCCGGATCAGTCTTACCCTTCCATGTGCTTACTTCTCGGTAACGCTTGGGAATACTGATCTTCTCAGGGTCGTAGCCGGTGGAAAACCGTACTTTCCAACGCATGGCCCGGACCCTTTCTCCGATAAGATCCATATTATCAGCTATTTCTCCGTAACCTACGGACTTCAAGCACTCGGCAAGGATCTCATCCTTGTAAACTCCACGCCCGAACAAACAGGCGACCATTGAAGTGAGGAATGCCCGACCGGTTTCATCGCTGATCAGGAAATCGCAAACCTCACCAGCATCCTTACGATCATTTTTCTGATCCCATGAATACCCGCCTGAATCCAGATGAGAATGACGGAAACCCAGCCCTTCAGCTACATAAAAAGCTTCCCCGGTAGCATATCCGGCCATTTCCTGCCCCAGAACACAGGCAAAATCCTCGCCTCCGTACTTTGCGGCCGCCACAAGTGAACCTTTGCCCAGTGCGGCATAGAAATCGTTTTCCGCACTGCCGAGGTATTGCACTGCTTTTTTGTAGTTTTCCGCATCACCGAAAGCAAGCGGCACAAGAGTTTCAGCTTCACTGACCAGACCTTTTTCAAAAGCCTCGGTGGCCCATGCAAGAGCAACCCCGCCGGACATAACATCCAGACCGGCCTTTTCCACCTCGTCCATTATGCCCAGTACCTGAAAGGCGTCAGTAACACCAAGCATGGACCCGGTAGCGAAAATGGGCTCGTAATCGTAAGCCACCTGACGGTAGAGATATTGGTTATCCTCCATGAATTTCTCACGCACGAAGCCGATATGGATACAACCAACCGGACACCCGGCACAGGCCGCGTTGCGCAGCAGGGTGTCGTCAGCAAATTTCTTTCCGGTAATTCCGGTTATTGCTTCATCCTTGGTCGCTTGTAAATTTCTCCACGGCAATGATTCCAATTCATTAAGCGCATCAAGGTTAGCCGCAGTCCCGAGGTTGTGATACTTGCTCATCATATCGGTGGCGGTCATCTTCTCGTAAACCTGCTTATAGATCTTGGAATATTCCTTACTTTCCGGCAAAGCGAATGAGCCGTCTCCCTGAATCACAATCCCCTTGAGATTCTTGGCACCCATAACCGCTCCGGACCCCAAACGCCCAAAATGGCGATAAGTGTCGGCATTGATGCAGGCCATGCCCGAAAGGTTCTCCCCGGCAGGACCGATGCGCAGAATGGATCTGTGCCCGGAACCGGGATACATGGAACGCAAAATCTTTCCGGTACTGAAAACATCCTTCCCGGCCAAAAACTGAACGTCTTTCACTTCCAGATGTTTCATACCGAGAGAGAGACAGGATAAACGCGGCGCACGCCCGGCGATAACCAAAGCATCATAATCCGCAAAACGGATGGCCAAAGCAGAACGGCCCCCGGCATGGCTCTCGGCAAACTGGTCGTGATAGGGAGATTTAAATGAACAGACAGTCTTGCTCATCAAAGGAAACAGCCCGGTCAAAGGGCCGATGGAAAAAATAAGCGGCTGGTCCGGGTCATCCCACGGACGATCCGCATGCCCGTATTTTTCAAAAAGCAGAGCACCCAAGCCGCTGCCCCCGGCAAATTCATTGCGCCCGTCGACCTTGACCACATTTCCTTTGCCGCTACCCAGATCAACAACAAGGACTCTGAAGTAATCACGTATCATTATGAGTCCCTCCTCTGGTCTGATTCGACCATCTCAAGACATTCATGGGGACAGTATTCAACACACCTGCCGCAATGGATGCACACGTACGGGCGATCCTTAAGATCCAGATAAATTGCATCCACCGGACAGGCCTCAGCACATTTGCCGCAACGGATACAGATATCCTTTTTGTGAATAACCCCACCACCTTTCT from Marinifilum sp. JC120 encodes:
- a CDS encoding 4Fe-4S dicluster domain-containing protein — translated: MGHIIGKDIYRQLGGKVDGTTVRMPWSDSMREMLIALYSLAEAELIVRMPYRPSSIERISKLTGMSENALRPMLESMCHKGLVCDLWEKDRYLYMISPFVIGFFEFTMMRTKGELDSAKWAELFNNYMFGDKSFFEANFGNNEQISIMRALPHEGTIRNVDHVEVLDYEKASALVEQQDRFAVSLCSCRHEKMHLGKQRCGIDLETCTSMGEAADFLIRNDFAREISRSEMDDIMVRSREMGFTLTTDNVRENAGFLCHCCGCCCNLMNGIKSSGYPGIVVSSTFIAEIELADCNGCSKCARACPVDAITIYKEAVPGSDKSRRYAQINKEICLGCGVCALKCPTGALQMDKREQRVIHPEDSFERVILQTLERGTLQNLIFDNPNSRSEDFMRSLLGGFLKLSPVKKGLMSDALRSRFLSALRKATS
- a CDS encoding PLP-dependent aminotransferase family protein, which translates into the protein MTKWIPELEESARPKFKLLADAIERDVYAGKLNPGDRLPTHRDLADDLKMNVSTVTRGYAEAEKRGLVCGTVGRGTFIASDAITSSSMVTFEPHAPGMIELGMVNTFYDLDPDIQDGMKKLTRRRNLNAFLRYTDPQGLPEHREVGAQWAKRYRLDASAGDVLVCSGAQHALTCCLSSLFRAGDRIATDTLIYPGMKTLANMLGIRLVPVPMDDQGMIPEQLDTICRREKINGVSIMPGVQNPTSACMSYERREQIAMIACNHDLTIIEDDAYALTVESDLPPVTSFAPERSVFIAGLSKSIAVGLRVAFMVAQGERFKQLAHAILNSVWMTPPLNVELISQWIQDGTADITVKLKRQAARRRFEAVKDLLDGMGLGANPSGFFLWLSLPEPWKGYMVESRAREAGLNIFGAEKFAVGGGPVPANIRLSLSGPKDIAQLRKGLGILKEVLDGRDYFKEAVQQGLEELNRGERISHEEMTKSIKELGYGVS
- a CDS encoding LysE family translocator: MQENFWAFLIFVIVMTGTPGPGNIASMALGQAVGFKRSIPFLSGLVIGGMTMDLLAAMGLAQLFMTYPQVSAVLKIGGLIYILYLAWKVLNMHANASGQPKAFKFAEGLALHPLNPKHYAMTVSAFAQFVDPTANQFTEIMIFVATFTCSAALFHSLWCFAGESFMKMLRSPAVRHTVNISMVVLMVGATAYALYK
- a CDS encoding NAD(P)-dependent oxidoreductase; amino-acid sequence: MSIKIGWIGTGVMGGSMCMHLIKAGNEAYVYNRTKSKADQLVAEGAKWCDSPAEVAKQADIIFTIVGYPIDVEQTILGENGVLANADAGKIIVDMTTSEPALAQRIAEEATAKGVGTLDAPVSGGDLGARNATLAIMVGGEQKTFDEVNPLFEIMGSNIKLMGKAGAGQHTKMCNQILIAGTMIGTVESLLYAYKAGMDLNEVIDVIGSGAAGSWSINNLGRRIADDDFNPGFFIKHFVKDMGIALDEAKRMNLSLPGLALVNQFYISAMALGYDELGTQALYKVLEKMNGK
- a CDS encoding S-ribosylhomocysteine lyase, with protein sequence MNRIESFKIDHTLLKRGIYVSRRDEIGAENITTFDLRLKEPNNESVLDPAAAHTLEHIGATFLRNHAEYGEKVVYFGPMGCLTGFYLLLNGRYDSKDVVRLIQELFKFAADFEGDVPGASAVECGNYTLMDLAQAKQEAAKYYAEVLDGIGSDSLNYPE
- a CDS encoding 5'-methylthioadenosine/adenosylhomocysteine nucleosidase, producing the protein MKIGIIAAMEEELALLVNKLDEPKAENFGQFTYHTGKINGVDVALFLCGIGKVNAAVGTTLLLDKFKPDYLINTGVAGAFPGNINIGDIVVSSEVRHYDADATAFDYEMGQIPQMPAAYQADKLLLGLAQKAWINEDTISVHQGPVLSGDSFIHTPQQILQIEQKFPDVMAVEMEGAAIAQTGFLFNVPFILIRSISDKVHEDGSSAVYESSMEKAAANSVSMVLSMLDNI
- a CDS encoding LysR family transcriptional regulator, yielding MLPDLNRLKVFFHIFNEQSSTRAAKQLHITQSGVSQHLKKLEDELQTELFTRVNRRLVPTAAGKQLYKIVQGFMSELEQGVRHINDGLDTPSGPLRIGAPIEFGKIYLPPVFGSFRRKYPGVTMQLDLDEPKVLFSKVANGELDFAYIDILPFFMDTPGGTSAYSIKPVVREEFVLACSKKYYRARINGTNYDQLKKLDFIGYKDDIALFRSWFKLHFEREPQQLNLVFIADSSEAIVSAIKAGIGAGITVSHLMNREINAGEIIAIRPGKEKLQNTISCVQFKDKQSTITERAFQEHLRMELNKNYAKLELR
- a CDS encoding aldehyde ferredoxin oxidoreductase, with product MIRDYFRVLVVDLGSGKGNVVKVDGRNEFAGGSGLGALLFEKYGHADRPWDDPDQPLIFSIGPLTGLFPLMSKTVCSFKSPYHDQFAESHAGGRSALAIRFADYDALVIAGRAPRLSCLSLGMKHLEVKDVQFLAGKDVFSTGKILRSMYPGSGHRSILRIGPAGENLSGMACINADTYRHFGRLGSGAVMGAKNLKGIVIQGDGSFALPESKEYSKIYKQVYEKMTATDMMSKYHNLGTAANLDALNELESLPWRNLQATKDEAITGITGKKFADDTLLRNAACAGCPVGCIHIGFVREKFMEDNQYLYRQVAYDYEPIFATGSMLGVTDAFQVLGIMDEVEKAGLDVMSGGVALAWATEAFEKGLVSEAETLVPLAFGDAENYKKAVQYLGSAENDFYAALGKGSLVAAAKYGGEDFACVLGQEMAGYATGEAFYVAEGLGFRHSHLDSGGYSWDQKNDRKDAGEVCDFLISDETGRAFLTSMVACLFGRGVYKDEILAECLKSVGYGEIADNMDLIGERVRAMRWKVRFSTGYDPEKISIPKRYREVSTWKGKTDPEYMEKLKAEYGRRICELVSDEALEKLNLKKVEKK